The Lottiidibacillus patelloidae genome includes the window GTCTATCAGTTAGTTGTTTTCATCGTATTGTTAGGCTTGCTACGCAAATATGCATGGGGACCTTTAATGGGAATCATGAAGCAACGTGAAGAGCATATTGCTAATGAAATTGAAACAGCTGAACGCAATCGTGAAGAAGCTAAAAAATTCATCGAAGAACAGCGTGCAGAACTTAAGAAAGCTCGTCAAGACGCTCAAGAAATCATTGAAAACGCGAAGAAGCTAAGCGAAAAGCAAGGAGAAGAAATCCTTGATTTAGCTCGTCAAGAAGGGGAACGCCTGAAGGCAAGCGCACTTCGTGAAATCGAGCGTGAGAAAGAACTTGCTGTAAAAGCATTACGCGAACAAGTTGCTACTTTATCTGTTATGATCGCTTCTAAAGTTATTGAAAAAGAACTGAATGCCAATGAGCAAACTGAGCTTGTTGAAAAGTACATTCAAGAAGTGGGAGTTAAGCAATGAGTAAAAACGCAGTATCAAATCGATATGCAGTTGCACTCTTTGAATTAGCAACAGAAAAAGGCAAACTTGATCAGCTTGAGCAAGAACTACGTGCATTTAAAGATGTATATAGTCAAAACAAAAACTTTCAACAATTCTTAAAGTATCCGAAAATTTCGGTAGCGAAGAAAAAAGAATTGTTAAAGGAAGCATTTGGTGAACTTTCAGCAGAAGCGCTAAACACACTTTACGTTATTGTTGATCGTAACCGTGAAGAAATCATCATCGATATGATTGAAGAATTCTTCGCTTTAGCAAATGAAAAACGTGGAATTGCAGAAGCGACTATCTACTCAGTGAAAGAACTTTCAGCTGATGAAGAGAAAGCGTTATCTGAAGTATTCGCGAAGCGTGTTGGTAAACAAACGCTAAACATTACAAACGTAATCGATAAAGAACTTATCGGTGGAATAAAAGTACAAATTGGCAATCGAATTTTCGACGGTAGTGTTAGTAACAAACTGAAGAAAATTCAACGTCAATTAGTCTCAGCACAAGGTTAAGAATAGGGGTGAAAGTATGAGCATCAAAGCAGAAGAAATTAGTGCGCTTATTAAAAAGCAAATAGAGAACTATGATTCTGAAATTGAAGTGAGCGACGTTGGTACAGTAATTCAAGTCGGTGACGGTATCGCTCGTGCTCATGGTCTTGACAACGTAATGGCTGGAGAACTTGTTGAATTCTCAAACGGTACAATGGGTATGGCCCAAAACCTTGAGGAAAACAACGTAGGTATCGTCATTTTAGGACCATATACTGAAATTCGCGAAGGCGATGAAGTAAAACGTACAGGACGTATCATGGAAGTTCCTGTCGGTGAGCAATTATTAGGACGCGTAGTTAACTCATTAGGTCAACCAGTTGATGGTTTAGGCCCAATCGAAACAACAAAAACTCGTCCAATCGAGAGCCCAGCACCAGGAGTAATGGATCGTAAATCAGTACATGAGCCATTACAA containing:
- the atpF gene encoding F0F1 ATP synthase subunit B — translated: MEHINFWGIVYQLVVFIVLLGLLRKYAWGPLMGIMKQREEHIANEIETAERNREEAKKFIEEQRAELKKARQDAQEIIENAKKLSEKQGEEILDLARQEGERLKASALREIEREKELAVKALREQVATLSVMIASKVIEKELNANEQTELVEKYIQEVGVKQ
- a CDS encoding F0F1 ATP synthase subunit delta encodes the protein MSKNAVSNRYAVALFELATEKGKLDQLEQELRAFKDVYSQNKNFQQFLKYPKISVAKKKELLKEAFGELSAEALNTLYVIVDRNREEIIIDMIEEFFALANEKRGIAEATIYSVKELSADEEKALSEVFAKRVGKQTLNITNVIDKELIGGIKVQIGNRIFDGSVSNKLKKIQRQLVSAQG